A window of the Acidimicrobiia bacterium genome harbors these coding sequences:
- a CDS encoding thiamine pyrophosphate-dependent enzyme: ASGFGFPGVQVDGNDVLACYAVTRKAMRAAREGEGPTLIEAFTYRMGAHTTTDDPTRYRLASELETWRLRDPIERVRSYLARTGEADSTFFEQVEAEADELAAKLRAACLALPDPPPLALFDHVYADRSAILDAERAQFAAYLAGFEEEGAEQ; encoded by the coding sequence GCGAGCGGCTTCGGCTTCCCCGGGGTCCAGGTCGACGGCAACGACGTGCTCGCCTGCTACGCGGTGACCCGCAAGGCGATGCGTGCCGCCCGCGAGGGCGAGGGCCCCACACTCATCGAGGCCTTCACCTACCGCATGGGCGCGCACACCACCACCGACGACCCGACGAGGTACCGGTTGGCGAGCGAACTCGAGACCTGGCGGCTGCGGGACCCGATCGAGCGCGTCCGGTCTTACCTCGCCCGCACCGGCGAGGCCGACAGCACGTTCTTCGAGCAGGTCGAGGCGGAGGCCGATGAGCTCGCCGCCAAGCTGCGCGCTGCGTGCCTGGCGCTCCCCGACCCGCCCCCGCTTGCGCTGTTCGATCATGTGTACGCCGACCGGAGCGCGATCCTCGACGCCGAGCGTGCCCAGTTCGCGGCCTACCTTGCGGGATTCGAGGAAGAGGGAGCGGAGCAATGA